In Phycisphaerae bacterium, a genomic segment contains:
- the nhaR gene encoding transcriptional activator NhaR codes for MEWPNFHHLLYFWTVAREGSILAASTKLYVSQPTISAQIKALERSFGQPLFTRRGRRLELTELGHVVLRYADEIFTLGRELAETVRGRPAGRALRFVVGVADVVPKLIAYRLLEPALELPEPVELLCREGKSEQLLAALAVHDLDVVLTDAPLGPNANIRAFSHLLGECGLIVFGVAALARKYRKEFPRSLRDAPLLLPSEVCTTRRALNQWFFAQDLMPRVVGQFDDSALLKAFGQAGRGLFFAPAAIASEIEQQYGVEQVGVVNQVRERFYAISVERRVRHPAVMAISGAAKRELFR; via the coding sequence ATGGAATGGCCCAACTTCCACCACTTGCTGTACTTCTGGACCGTGGCCCGCGAGGGCAGCATCCTGGCGGCTAGCACCAAGCTCTACGTCTCGCAGCCGACCATCTCCGCGCAAATCAAGGCCCTGGAGCGCTCCTTCGGCCAGCCGCTCTTCACGCGCCGGGGCCGACGCCTCGAGCTGACGGAACTGGGCCACGTCGTGCTGCGCTACGCCGATGAGATCTTCACGCTCGGGCGTGAGCTGGCGGAGACGGTCCGCGGGCGACCGGCGGGGCGCGCCCTGCGCTTCGTCGTGGGCGTGGCCGACGTGGTACCGAAGTTGATCGCGTATCGCTTGCTCGAGCCGGCGCTGGAGCTGCCGGAACCGGTCGAGCTGCTCTGCCGGGAGGGCAAGTCCGAGCAACTGCTGGCGGCCCTCGCGGTCCACGATCTGGATGTCGTCCTCACCGATGCGCCCCTCGGGCCCAACGCGAACATCCGGGCGTTCAGTCACCTGCTGGGGGAGTGCGGCCTGATCGTGTTCGGCGTGGCCGCGCTGGCCCGCAAGTACCGCAAGGAATTCCCCCGCTCACTGCGGGACGCACCGCTGCTCCTGCCATCCGAGGTTTGCACGACGCGCCGGGCCCTCAACCAGTGGTTCTTCGCCCAGGACCTCATGCCGCGGGTCGTGGGACAGTTCGACGACAGTGCGCTACTGAAGGCCTTCGGGCAGGCGGGCCGCGGCCTGTTTTTCGCCCCGGCGGCCATCGCCAGCGAAATCGAGCAGCAGTACGGTGTCGAGCAGGTCGGAGTGGTAAACCAGGTCCGCGAGCGCTTCTACGCGATCTCGGTCGAGCGCCGGGTCCGGCATCCCGCGGTGATGGCCATTTCCGGCGCCGCCAAACGCGAGTTGTTCCGCTAG
- a CDS encoding M48 family metalloprotease yields MSTLNQMKTAVLLAALIGLCMLVGHVLGGPQGLLLGLVFGGLGNLVAYWFSDRIALTAMQAQPVSRAEAPWLVDAVERLALRAGIPTPRVYVCPQPAPNAFATGRNPQNSAVAITAGMLRGFPQREIEAVLAHEIAHIRNRDVLITTVAAVLGGLISYAGYSLMFLGGGREHQSPLGAVGALAAVLLAPVAALLIQLAISRQREYAADALGAELCGDPRKLADALQRLSTANQRVPTDVNPAFNSLFIVQPLSARGMASLFSTHPAPEKRIAALLKQAEEMGFHGRRAA; encoded by the coding sequence ATGAGCACGCTTAATCAGATGAAGACCGCTGTACTGCTCGCTGCATTGATTGGCCTGTGCATGCTGGTGGGACACGTTTTGGGTGGCCCGCAGGGGCTCCTGCTGGGGCTGGTCTTCGGCGGCCTCGGGAACCTCGTCGCGTACTGGTTCTCTGACCGCATCGCGCTGACCGCCATGCAGGCCCAGCCGGTCAGCCGCGCCGAAGCGCCGTGGCTGGTCGATGCCGTCGAGCGTTTGGCGCTGCGGGCCGGAATCCCGACCCCGCGTGTGTACGTGTGCCCGCAACCGGCCCCGAACGCGTTTGCGACCGGTCGCAACCCGCAGAACTCGGCCGTGGCGATCACGGCCGGCATGCTGCGGGGTTTCCCGCAACGGGAAATCGAGGCGGTGCTGGCGCATGAGATCGCCCACATCCGGAATCGCGACGTGCTGATCACGACGGTCGCGGCGGTGTTGGGCGGGCTGATTAGCTATGCGGGCTATTCGCTGATGTTCCTCGGCGGCGGCCGCGAGCACCAGAGCCCGCTGGGTGCGGTGGGTGCGCTGGCGGCCGTACTACTGGCCCCGGTCGCTGCTTTGTTGATCCAGCTCGCGATCTCGCGGCAGCGGGAGTATGCGGCGGATGCCCTGGGCGCCGAACTCTGTGGCGATCCGCGCAAGCTGGCCGACGCGCTCCAGCGGCTAAGCACCGCCAACCAGCGCGTGCCCACCGACGTGAACCCGGCGTTCAACAGTCTCTTCATTGTCCAGCCGCTGTCGGCGCGCGGCATGGCGTCGTTGTTCAGCACGCACCCCGCACCGGAAAAGCGGATCGCCGCCCTGCTGAAGCAGGCCGAGGAAATGGGTTTCCACGGCCGCCGTGCCGCTTGA
- a CDS encoding uroporphyrinogen decarboxylase family protein: MNSLERYLAMLRGGVPDCVPRTPILMRFAAEYIGSNYGAFASDYRTLVRANAACARDFGFDQLSCISDPYRETAGFGARITFVRDGVPRATQPLADSKDLARLSRPDPLTSTRMRDRIEAVRAYRSQFGDQYSILGWIEGPAAEAADLRGVTAFLVDLLKDPPFAAALLDRCVEVAVAFARVQVDAGADTIGIGDAIASQVSPRVYETLIQPREKRLVSAIQQFGAFVKLHICGDITHLLPGIANLGVDILDVDHLVDLATVRTHVGPRTALTGNIDPAAGVLRGTPATIRQTLAAAYDQVGNPYLVNAGCEIPSGTPPENLRALCEPLPYRPG, encoded by the coding sequence ATGAACAGCCTGGAACGATATCTGGCGATGCTCCGCGGCGGCGTGCCGGATTGTGTGCCGCGCACACCGATCCTGATGCGGTTTGCGGCCGAGTACATCGGGTCGAACTACGGTGCCTTTGCGTCCGACTATCGCACGCTCGTGCGCGCCAACGCCGCATGCGCGCGTGACTTCGGCTTCGACCAGTTGAGCTGCATTTCCGATCCGTATCGGGAGACCGCGGGGTTTGGTGCCCGCATCACCTTCGTCCGCGACGGCGTGCCACGCGCCACGCAGCCGCTGGCAGACTCAAAAGACCTCGCGCGCCTGAGCCGCCCGGACCCGCTGACTTCCACGCGCATGCGCGACCGCATCGAGGCCGTCCGCGCGTACCGGTCACAATTCGGTGACCAGTACTCGATCCTCGGCTGGATCGAAGGGCCGGCCGCCGAGGCGGCTGACCTGCGCGGCGTCACGGCGTTCCTGGTCGACCTCCTGAAGGATCCCCCCTTCGCCGCCGCGCTGCTGGACCGGTGCGTCGAAGTCGCCGTCGCGTTCGCCCGTGTCCAGGTCGATGCCGGTGCCGACACCATCGGCATCGGCGACGCCATCGCCAGCCAGGTTTCGCCGCGCGTGTACGAAACGCTGATCCAACCCCGCGAGAAACGCCTGGTATCCGCCATTCAGCAGTTCGGCGCCTTCGTCAAGCTGCACATCTGTGGCGACATCACGCACCTGCTGCCCGGCATCGCCAACCTCGGCGTCGACATCCTCGACGTGGACCACCTGGTGGACCTGGCAACCGTCCGCACCCACGTCGGCCCGCGCACCGCTCTGACAGGCAACATCGATCCGGCGGCGGGTGTCCTGCGCGGCACTCCCGCCACGATCCGCCAGACCCTCGCTGCCGCCTATGACCAGGTCGGCAACCCTTACTTGGTGAACGCCGGCTGTGAGATCCCCAGTGGCACACCGCCCGAGAACCTCCGCGCCCTGTGCGAACCACTGCCCTACCGTCCCGGGTGA
- a CDS encoding alpha-mannosidase, with amino-acid sequence MSSRRGLLLALLLLLPPANAVGDEPRDLTSNPTLYVVGYAHLDTQWRWTYAATIGEYIPNTMYDNFDLIEDYADYIFNFSGANRYRMMKEYYPAAFATVQQYVAAGRWFPAGSSMEECDVNVTGAESIIRQVLYGNHFFRSELGTASSEFMLPDCFGFPASLPSLLGHCGLIGFSTQKLSWGSAVGIPFNVGVWDGLDGTPIIAAFNPGSYSACVDHDLSYDAGWLARINANGAASGVYADYHYFGVGDVGGAPSADCVQWVETSANGTGPVDVISSTAEQMFLDIPPAYMATLPHYQGDLLLTEHSAGSITSQCYMKRWNFKNERLADAAERAAVFADWLGGPAYPQKRLNDAWTLVLGGQFHDILPGTSHPKAYEYSWNDEIIALNQFACVVDSSIGAIATGLDTEATGVPLVVYNPLSITREDVVEARIAWPGVLPTAVRVLNPSGVEVPSQIVSAADGELRILFLATVPSVGLAVYDVQAAATAATSTLSVTTSSLENARYIITLDGNGDVANIYDKTAGRELLTAPARQAFSHDFPAAWPAWNIDWEDAQQPPQAYVSGPATVQIIENGAARVALQVTRDSQGSHFVQTIRLAAGGAANRVEFANTIDWMSSICNLKAVFPLTVANPNATYNWEVGTLQRGNNNASKYEVPAHQWFDLTAANGTYGVTVLSDCKYGSDKPDDHTLRLTLVRTPGAAGGYEDQATQDWGRHEILYGLTGHVGDWRASQTDWQALRLSQPLIAFQTTAHSGALGRWLSLLTVNHSRVRVMAVKRAEDSDEVIVRLVELSGQPATNVHVSLPTAIAAAREVDGQEQPVGAATVMNGALVTNLNPYQLRAFALTPGAPPTQLPAIEQQVVALPYNRAVTSSDGQSATDGFDDGGRCLPAEMLADEIDYRGITFALGPVAGGQLNAVTCAGQSITLPTGTYNRLYLLAAATNGDRTATFAVNGTPMHLTIQDWSGYIGQWDNRLWDGGVQEVAFSWPWPYVGLDPAYIRPDPVAWFCSHRHTPAGVNEVYTYCYLFGYTLDLPPGATTLTLPMDDHVQILAATAAYDPATGTFPAQPLLDELQRNVAAKPIMTPLAATGWNRDVIVERTAVPPLGNFAASFDVRNGYAYYERGLPGSVKGLPQGGDFVSRVDGTTQGQLQSYDAPNVLMLDAATPTGTLTLDAAAQRPYERLAIFAASTNASSSSVGTVTITFTDNTASDALTYKGYDWFFVISSNGLYDLGRVRLASASFEDDSNGNPRIYQTTLDLAALGLHTKPVRSLTFQLASGNDSGRTTGIFALSGARVALPGDLNCDGAVNFADINPFVLYLSNISAWRTAYADCPPTVGDINGDGLFPSFSDINPFVVLLAGRDSARPQE; translated from the coding sequence ATGAGTTCACGCCGTGGTTTGCTGCTCGCGCTGCTGCTGCTCCTGCCGCCGGCCAATGCGGTGGGCGATGAACCGCGGGACCTGACCAGCAACCCGACACTTTACGTTGTGGGCTACGCGCATCTCGATACGCAGTGGCGCTGGACTTACGCCGCCACTATCGGCGAGTACATCCCCAACACGATGTACGACAACTTCGACCTTATCGAGGACTATGCGGACTACATTTTCAACTTCAGCGGGGCCAACCGCTATCGCATGATGAAGGAGTACTACCCGGCCGCGTTCGCGACCGTCCAGCAGTACGTCGCCGCCGGCCGCTGGTTCCCGGCCGGGTCCTCGATGGAAGAGTGCGACGTCAACGTCACGGGGGCCGAGTCCATCATCCGCCAGGTGCTCTACGGGAATCACTTCTTCCGCAGCGAACTGGGCACGGCCAGCTCTGAATTCATGTTGCCGGACTGCTTCGGCTTTCCGGCGTCGCTGCCGAGTCTGCTGGGCCACTGCGGTCTGATCGGCTTTTCGACGCAGAAGCTGTCGTGGGGTTCGGCCGTCGGTATCCCCTTCAACGTGGGCGTATGGGACGGTCTGGACGGTACGCCGATCATCGCTGCTTTCAACCCCGGCAGCTACAGCGCCTGCGTCGACCACGATCTGAGCTACGATGCAGGCTGGCTCGCGCGGATCAACGCCAACGGGGCGGCGTCCGGTGTTTACGCCGACTACCACTACTTCGGCGTGGGCGACGTAGGCGGGGCGCCGAGCGCGGATTGTGTGCAGTGGGTCGAGACGAGCGCAAACGGCACGGGGCCGGTAGACGTGATCTCATCCACCGCCGAGCAGATGTTCCTCGACATTCCGCCCGCCTACATGGCCACGCTGCCGCACTACCAGGGCGATTTGCTGCTCACTGAGCACTCCGCCGGCTCGATCACGTCGCAGTGCTACATGAAGCGCTGGAACTTCAAGAACGAGCGGCTGGCCGACGCGGCCGAACGGGCCGCGGTCTTCGCCGACTGGCTGGGCGGCCCCGCCTATCCGCAGAAGCGGCTGAACGACGCCTGGACGCTGGTCCTTGGCGGGCAATTCCACGACATTCTGCCCGGAACGAGCCACCCGAAGGCGTACGAGTACTCGTGGAACGATGAAATCATCGCCCTCAACCAGTTCGCGTGCGTCGTGGACAGCTCGATCGGGGCCATCGCCACCGGCCTGGACACGGAGGCCACCGGCGTGCCGCTGGTCGTCTACAACCCGCTGTCCATCACGCGCGAAGATGTGGTCGAAGCGCGCATCGCCTGGCCCGGCGTCTTGCCAACCGCGGTGCGCGTGCTCAACCCGTCCGGCGTAGAGGTGCCGTCGCAGATCGTGAGCGCGGCTGACGGCGAACTGAGAATCCTTTTCCTGGCGACCGTGCCGTCGGTCGGCCTCGCCGTATACGACGTGCAAGCCGCAGCCACTGCCGCGACGTCAACGCTCTCCGTCACCACATCGTCGCTCGAGAATGCGCGCTACATCATCACGCTGGACGGCAACGGCGACGTGGCGAACATCTACGACAAGACGGCGGGGCGCGAACTGCTGACGGCACCGGCGCGCCAGGCGTTCTCGCACGACTTCCCCGCGGCGTGGCCCGCCTGGAACATTGATTGGGAAGACGCGCAGCAGCCGCCACAGGCGTACGTCTCCGGGCCGGCGACCGTGCAGATCATCGAGAACGGCGCGGCCCGCGTCGCCCTGCAGGTGACGCGCGACAGCCAGGGCTCGCATTTCGTCCAGACGATCCGACTGGCGGCCGGCGGCGCGGCCAACCGCGTCGAGTTCGCCAACACGATCGACTGGATGAGCTCGATCTGCAACCTCAAAGCCGTCTTTCCGCTCACCGTCGCCAACCCCAATGCCACGTACAACTGGGAAGTGGGCACACTCCAGCGCGGCAACAACAACGCCAGCAAGTACGAAGTGCCCGCGCACCAGTGGTTCGACCTGACCGCCGCGAACGGGACCTACGGCGTCACGGTGCTGAGCGACTGCAAGTACGGCTCGGACAAGCCCGACGACCACACGCTCCGACTCACGCTGGTCCGCACGCCGGGCGCGGCCGGCGGCTACGAGGACCAGGCCACGCAGGACTGGGGTCGGCACGAAATCCTCTACGGGCTCACCGGGCACGTCGGCGACTGGCGCGCGAGCCAAACCGATTGGCAAGCCTTGCGCCTGAGTCAGCCGCTGATCGCCTTCCAGACTACAGCGCATAGTGGGGCCCTCGGACGCTGGCTTTCGCTGCTGACTGTCAATCATTCCCGGGTGCGCGTCATGGCCGTCAAGAGGGCTGAGGACAGCGACGAAGTGATCGTGCGGCTCGTCGAGCTCAGCGGCCAGCCGGCCACCAACGTGCACGTCTCGCTGCCCACGGCCATCGCCGCGGCACGCGAGGTCGATGGCCAGGAACAGCCAGTCGGCGCAGCGACCGTGATGAATGGTGCGCTCGTCACAAACCTGAATCCCTACCAGCTCCGCGCCTTCGCGCTGACGCCCGGTGCCCCGCCGACGCAATTGCCGGCTATTGAGCAACAGGTGGTAGCGCTGCCCTACAACCGTGCCGTGACCAGCAGCGACGGCCAGTCGGCCACGGACGGTTTCGACGACGGCGGACGCTGCCTCCCCGCTGAAATGCTCGCCGACGAAATCGACTATCGCGGCATTACGTTCGCGCTCGGTCCGGTCGCCGGCGGCCAGTTGAATGCGGTGACGTGCGCCGGGCAGAGCATCACCCTGCCGACCGGCACGTACAACCGACTCTACCTGCTCGCAGCCGCGACCAACGGCGATCGGACCGCAACATTCGCTGTTAACGGCACTCCCATGCACCTGACGATCCAGGATTGGAGCGGCTACATTGGGCAGTGGGACAACCGCCTCTGGGACGGCGGTGTCCAGGAAGTCGCTTTCTCGTGGCCGTGGCCCTATGTGGGCCTCGATCCGGCGTACATCCGGCCCGATCCCGTGGCGTGGTTCTGCTCGCATCGCCACACGCCTGCCGGCGTGAACGAGGTATACACTTACTGCTATCTCTTCGGCTATACACTGGACCTGCCGCCCGGCGCGACCACGTTGACGCTGCCGATGGACGACCACGTTCAGATCCTGGCGGCGACCGCGGCGTACGACCCCGCGACCGGCACCTTCCCGGCTCAACCGCTGCTGGATGAGCTGCAGCGCAACGTCGCGGCAAAACCGATCATGACGCCGCTGGCCGCGACCGGTTGGAACCGCGACGTCATCGTCGAGCGCACCGCCGTCCCGCCGCTGGGCAACTTCGCGGCGTCCTTCGACGTGCGCAACGGATACGCCTATTACGAGCGGGGTCTGCCCGGCTCCGTGAAGGGTCTGCCGCAGGGCGGAGATTTCGTCAGCCGCGTGGACGGGACTACGCAGGGGCAATTGCAGTCATACGACGCGCCGAACGTGCTCATGCTGGATGCGGCCACGCCGACCGGCACGCTCACGCTGGACGCCGCAGCCCAGCGGCCGTATGAGCGGCTGGCCATCTTCGCGGCCTCGACGAACGCGTCATCGAGCTCCGTCGGGACGGTGACGATCACGTTCACCGACAACACCGCGTCCGACGCGTTGACGTACAAGGGCTATGACTGGTTCTTTGTCATCAGCAGCAACGGCCTGTACGATCTCGGCCGCGTGCGACTGGCCAGCGCCAGCTTCGAGGACGATTCCAACGGCAACCCGCGGATTTACCAGACAACGCTGGACCTGGCAGCGCTGGGCCTGCACACGAAACCGGTCCGGAGCCTCACGTTCCAGTTGGCCAGTGGAAACGACTCGGGCCGGACCACGGGCATCTTCGCGCTCAGCGGGGCGCGCGTCGCGTTGCCAGGCGATCTGAACTGTGACGGTGCGGTCAACTTCGCCGACATCAACCCGTTCGTGCTCTACCTGTCGAACATCTCGGCCTGGCGGACAGCGTACGCGGACTGCCCACCCACGGTCGGCGACATCAACGGCGATGGCCTGTTCCCGTCATTCAGCGACATCAATCCGTTTGTCGTGCTGCTGGCCGGCCGCGACAGCGCGAGACCCCAGGAGTGA
- a CDS encoding ADP-ribosylglycohydrolase family protein — protein sequence MSTLLVGTTWAADEPKVLLNEGEFRDRVFACWLGKNIGGTLGMPFEGQRGPRSITFYTDLKPGEPAANDDLDLQLLWLRAMQDHAGRVDARILGEYWLKYVPVDWNEYGVGKRNMRLGLLPPLSGEYDNARWKHSNGAWIRSELWACLAPGCPVLAAQLAREDACVDHGAAEGTLAEIFTAAVESAAFVERDRDKLLDIGLAMIPRESQVASAIRAAIAARQAGKDWQAARQDVIDASEATGWFQAPRNLGYVVLGWLYGEGDFGRSLCRAVNCGDDTDCTGATLGALFGILEGTRGIPERWSEPVGLKIKTVAISGFRHPEDINTLTDQTVAMTKVVLAHHHAPVALTEGPTDMRRVAELTLRDPVAAKSLWELSPYQVVWSEPDLGVVVDYISAPVIAPANARPLRVSVHNRSREPRALNVALRDLPADWTLTGLPQRALAVGPGASADFTLTFTAPAPELRAYPMKLEIGDTNGRVSIPVTLIRPDEIGPDDLALASKGAQVTCNSEYAAEAPCAHKVIDGLKATPEDFSNRWHSSLTTPHPHWLQIKLPQAAALGRVVIRFADPADYPTSFQGFVLPVGATELQEVFNVPENAEPGVYRAQIAPVVTDTFRLVIRSSANPALPNAAQISEIELYPPAE from the coding sequence GTGAGCACGCTGTTGGTCGGCACAACCTGGGCGGCGGACGAGCCCAAGGTGCTGCTCAACGAGGGTGAGTTTCGCGATCGCGTCTTCGCCTGCTGGCTTGGCAAGAACATCGGCGGCACGTTGGGCATGCCCTTCGAGGGCCAACGCGGGCCGCGCAGCATTACCTTCTATACCGACCTCAAACCCGGCGAGCCCGCCGCCAACGACGATCTCGACCTGCAGTTGCTCTGGCTGCGCGCCATGCAGGACCACGCCGGTCGGGTCGACGCGCGCATTCTCGGCGAATACTGGCTGAAGTACGTGCCGGTGGACTGGAACGAGTACGGCGTGGGCAAGCGGAACATGCGCCTGGGGCTGCTGCCGCCGCTGTCCGGGGAGTACGACAACGCGCGCTGGAAGCACAGCAACGGCGCGTGGATTCGTTCCGAGCTCTGGGCGTGCCTGGCACCGGGCTGCCCGGTGCTCGCCGCTCAGCTCGCCCGCGAGGATGCTTGCGTCGACCACGGGGCTGCGGAAGGCACGCTCGCCGAGATCTTCACCGCCGCCGTGGAAAGCGCGGCGTTCGTCGAGCGCGACCGCGACAAGCTCCTGGACATCGGGCTCGCAATGATCCCGCGCGAGAGCCAGGTCGCCAGCGCGATTCGCGCGGCCATCGCAGCCCGGCAGGCCGGCAAGGACTGGCAGGCGGCGCGGCAGGACGTGATCGACGCCAGCGAGGCGACGGGGTGGTTCCAGGCACCGCGCAACCTGGGATACGTGGTTCTGGGCTGGCTTTACGGGGAGGGAGATTTCGGCCGGAGCCTGTGCCGCGCGGTGAACTGCGGCGATGACACGGACTGCACGGGTGCGACCCTGGGTGCGCTCTTCGGTATCCTCGAAGGCACCAGGGGCATCCCGGAACGCTGGAGTGAGCCGGTGGGCCTGAAGATCAAGACGGTCGCCATCAGCGGTTTCCGGCACCCGGAGGACATCAACACGCTGACCGACCAGACCGTGGCGATGACCAAGGTCGTGCTGGCGCACCACCATGCTCCCGTGGCGCTCACCGAGGGTCCCACGGACATGCGCCGCGTCGCTGAGTTGACGCTCCGGGATCCGGTCGCCGCCAAGTCGCTCTGGGAACTGTCGCCCTACCAGGTGGTGTGGAGCGAGCCGGATCTGGGGGTGGTCGTGGATTACATCAGCGCGCCAGTGATCGCGCCCGCAAACGCGCGTCCGCTGCGGGTCAGCGTTCACAACCGGAGCCGTGAGCCCCGGGCGTTGAACGTCGCGCTGCGCGATCTGCCAGCGGATTGGACCCTCACGGGCCTCCCGCAGCGCGCGCTGGCCGTCGGGCCGGGCGCATCCGCCGATTTCACGCTGACGTTTACGGCCCCGGCGCCCGAGTTGCGTGCCTATCCGATGAAGCTGGAGATCGGTGACACCAACGGCCGAGTCAGCATCCCGGTCACCCTCATCCGCCCGGACGAGATCGGGCCGGACGACCTGGCGCTGGCATCCAAGGGCGCACAGGTGACCTGCAACAGTGAGTACGCAGCCGAAGCGCCGTGCGCTCACAAAGTCATTGACGGTCTGAAGGCCACGCCCGAGGACTTCTCCAACCGCTGGCATTCTTCGCTGACGACGCCACACCCGCACTGGCTGCAAATCAAGCTGCCGCAAGCCGCCGCGCTCGGCCGCGTCGTCATTCGCTTCGCCGATCCCGCGGATTACCCGACCAGTTTCCAGGGCTTCGTGCTGCCGGTCGGTGCAACCGAGCTGCAGGAGGTGTTCAACGTGCCGGAAAACGCGGAGCCCGGCGTGTATCGTGCGCAGATCGCACCGGTCGTGACCGACACGTTCCGACTCGTGATCCGCAGTTCGGCCAACCCGGCGCTGCCCAATGCGGCGCAGATCAGCGAGATCGAGCTGTATCCACCCGCGGAGTAA
- the tadA gene encoding Flp pilus assembly complex ATPase component TadA: MTTMTQLQNLPNIADRSGRSAPELAEPLAGVLKDAVAQDATDVHVDTWGEYAAVRYRVDGVIRQPMTLDSEQARRLLNQLKIAASLDFEATRRPQEGQFRWSDGQRVRDIRVTLIPEAPRNESAHLRVLTRPEDWRHMEHLGLRPAQLEAVRKVMRWPHGLILIAGPTGSGKTTTLYALTDLEDLRGQVAASIEDPIEFDLPLVRQLEVDEKRGITMKEGLRTLLRMDADVLMIGEIRDAESAIVAARAALAGRLVLATIHARDAAAAVAAMRYLGVPAYVLASSLRMVLAQNLVRKVCVHCAETRAPGAAERRRYEQAGLPVPQTVRVEQGCVQCGQSGFRGRTGVFQVGVFDQSHSEWLAGDPPEHVIRERLSSEGMEPLASEVLRRVADGTTSLREALRVAGFDDAELENEPTSERSGPS; encoded by the coding sequence ATGACGACCATGACCCAGCTTCAGAACCTACCGAACATCGCGGACCGGTCCGGCCGGTCCGCTCCCGAGTTGGCCGAGCCGCTCGCTGGCGTGTTGAAGGATGCGGTTGCGCAGGACGCGACCGACGTTCACGTCGATACGTGGGGCGAGTACGCCGCCGTCAGATACCGTGTCGATGGCGTGATCCGTCAGCCCATGACGCTGGATTCTGAGCAGGCCCGGCGGCTGCTGAACCAGTTGAAGATCGCCGCCAGCCTGGATTTTGAGGCGACTCGGCGTCCCCAGGAAGGGCAGTTCCGCTGGAGTGACGGGCAGCGCGTGCGGGACATCCGCGTGACGCTGATCCCGGAGGCGCCGCGGAACGAGTCGGCCCACCTGCGCGTGCTGACCCGGCCCGAGGACTGGCGGCACATGGAACACTTGGGCTTGCGTCCTGCGCAACTGGAGGCCGTGCGCAAGGTGATGCGCTGGCCGCACGGTCTCATTCTCATCGCCGGTCCGACCGGCTCCGGCAAGACAACGACGCTCTACGCCCTGACGGATCTGGAGGATCTGCGCGGCCAGGTCGCGGCCTCCATTGAGGATCCGATCGAGTTTGATCTGCCCCTGGTGCGACAGCTCGAAGTCGACGAGAAACGTGGCATCACCATGAAAGAAGGACTGCGCACCCTGCTGCGCATGGATGCGGATGTGCTCATGATCGGCGAGATCCGAGACGCCGAGTCAGCCATCGTCGCGGCGCGCGCGGCACTCGCGGGACGTCTCGTGCTCGCCACGATCCATGCCCGGGACGCGGCTGCGGCGGTGGCGGCCATGCGCTACCTCGGTGTGCCGGCCTACGTGCTGGCGTCGTCGCTGCGGATGGTGCTCGCGCAGAATCTGGTGCGCAAGGTGTGTGTGCACTGTGCGGAAACGCGCGCCCCCGGCGCGGCGGAACGGCGCCGGTACGAGCAGGCGGGCTTGCCTGTTCCCCAGACAGTCCGCGTTGAGCAGGGCTGTGTGCAGTGCGGTCAGTCGGGCTTCCGTGGTCGTACGGGCGTCTTCCAGGTCGGCGTCTTCGATCAGTCCCACAGCGAATGGCTGGCTGGGGACCCACCCGAGCACGTGATTCGCGAGCGCCTCAGTAGTGAAGGAATGGAACCGTTGGCGTCCGAAGTCTTGCGGCGCGTGGCCGACGGCACGACCTCGCTACGGGAAGCACTGCGCGTGGCCGGCTTCGACGACGCGGAGCTCGAAAACGAACCGACGTCGGAGCGTTCAGGGCCGAGTTAG